The proteins below come from a single Agrococcus beijingensis genomic window:
- a CDS encoding cobalamin-independent methionine synthase II family protein: MTRIDVSHAGSLPRTPELIAANAARAFADDGLTLQRTPEFEALLTEAVTDLVRRQRDLGITIIGDGEYGKAMSSSLDYAAWWTYAFQRVAGLEVTGEDIFTEPVQRSAPGDVRLTSFPDRRDWVRFADAYQDPENPVLVQKPATAFPATTGPLRYIGQEAIATDIANLTAGLQSARVEHGFLTALSPGSAARIANRHYATEEEHIWAWADVLREEYKAITDAGLIVQIDDPSLAENFDQINPEPSIEDYLAFTRIRVEALNHAIRGLPEELVRLHLCWGSWHGPHTTDVAFADIAPLVLEVNAGSYSFEAANARHEHEWRVWEQVELPADKRIAPGVIGHATNVVEHPELVADRIERFARIVGPERVIASTDCGLGGRIHPSIAVAKLESLGQGARLAEQRLGAPVSIV, from the coding sequence ATGACCCGCATCGACGTCTCGCACGCCGGCAGCCTGCCGCGCACCCCTGAGCTGATCGCCGCGAACGCCGCTCGCGCCTTCGCCGACGACGGCCTGACGCTGCAGCGCACGCCAGAGTTCGAAGCGCTGCTCACCGAGGCGGTCACCGACCTCGTGCGCCGGCAGCGCGACCTCGGCATCACGATCATCGGCGACGGCGAGTACGGCAAGGCCATGTCGAGCTCGCTCGACTACGCCGCCTGGTGGACGTACGCCTTCCAGCGCGTCGCAGGCCTCGAGGTCACCGGCGAGGACATCTTCACCGAGCCAGTGCAGCGCTCGGCCCCCGGAGACGTGCGGCTGACCTCCTTCCCCGACCGTCGCGACTGGGTGCGCTTCGCCGACGCCTACCAGGACCCCGAGAACCCGGTGCTGGTGCAGAAGCCGGCGACCGCGTTCCCCGCCACCACCGGGCCGCTGCGCTACATCGGCCAGGAGGCGATCGCGACCGACATCGCCAACCTCACCGCGGGCCTGCAGTCGGCGCGCGTCGAGCACGGCTTCCTGACGGCCCTCTCGCCCGGCTCCGCCGCCCGCATCGCGAACCGCCACTACGCGACCGAGGAGGAGCACATCTGGGCGTGGGCCGACGTGCTGCGCGAGGAGTACAAGGCCATCACCGACGCAGGCCTCATCGTGCAGATCGACGACCCGTCGCTGGCCGAGAACTTCGACCAGATCAACCCCGAGCCCTCCATCGAGGACTACCTGGCGTTCACGCGCATCCGCGTCGAAGCACTGAACCACGCGATCCGCGGCCTGCCCGAGGAGCTCGTGCGCCTGCACCTGTGCTGGGGCTCCTGGCACGGCCCGCACACCACCGACGTGGCCTTCGCCGACATCGCGCCGCTCGTGCTCGAGGTGAACGCCGGCAGCTACTCGTTCGAGGCGGCCAACGCCCGTCACGAGCACGAGTGGCGGGTGTGGGAGCAGGTCGAGCTTCCCGCAGACAAGCGCATCGCTCCCGGCGTCATCGGCCACGCGACCAACGTCGTCGAGCACCCCGAGCTCGTCGCCGACCGCATCGAGCGGTTCGCCCGCATCGTCGGACCGGAGCGCGTGATCGCGTCGACCGACTGCGGACTGGGCGGACGCATCCACCCCTCCATCGCGGTCGCGAAGCTCGAGTCGCTCGGGCAGGGCGCGCGCCTCGCCGAGCAGCGCCTCGGCGCACCGGTATCGATCGTCTGA
- a CDS encoding dodecin family protein: MASVARITTISSRSDVSFEDAVKQGITRASETLRGVEGAWVKDHVVNIKDGAITSWQVTMEVTFVLDDAGAAVDASSD, from the coding sequence ATGGCATCTGTCGCACGGATCACCACCATCAGCTCGCGCTCGGACGTGAGCTTCGAGGACGCGGTCAAGCAGGGCATCACGCGCGCCAGCGAGACGCTGCGCGGCGTCGAGGGGGCGTGGGTGAAGGACCACGTCGTCAACATCAAGGACGGGGCGATCACCTCGTGGCAGGTGACGATGGAGGTCACCTTCGTGCTCGACGACGCGGGTGCCGCGGTCGACGCATCCTCTGACTGA
- the betT gene encoding choline BCCT transporter BetT: MPANDDRIPGATGADATPGAATGADGQWRSSPPPIERTRFGGTERKPERRVEDDAPVSRSDLSKAPAELSEDPKPRVKWAVLIVSSVVVVAFSVWALLMPEIAKSVMLTVVTWIATNLGWYYVLTVTLVIAFVLWVALSKEGKVRLGPDHSRPQYGLFTWVAMLFAAGVGIDMLFYSVTGPVVQYLDPPTGEGETMAAAQEAVVWTMFHYGVAGWAMYALLGMAMGYFAYRWGMPLSIRAALYPLLGKRVRGPLGDGISAIALIGTVFGVATSMGIGVVLLNVGFSLIFGLEQGLALQIALVIVAVVLTIAATTSGVDKGIRWISELNLWSAAAMMLYILFTGQTAFLLNALVENIGRFIVTLPERTLQTFAYEPDGAEWMGGWTLFFWAFWLAWGPFVGVFLARISRGRTLREFVIAAITAPVLCDFFMVSLFGNSALFEVIANGNEAFAQLAVDSPEQGWYALLEMFPGAMFLIGLATLSGLLFYLTSANSGAMVMSNFSSSIPDPSQDGPKWLRIYWALLTALLTIAMLIAGGVTTMEYATLIFALPVTIIAYLVMISFSKALRMERAEREGLVLRRRSMAPAGGRAPERTLAQRLERMRAFPSKKQAAQFLDRTVRVALDDVAAEFRAQGYEVERSSMASETTGVDEPLLRVSMDEHRDFHYQVALVEAPVPMFGGRMSRETDVYYRLEVFTQTGSGGYDLMGLTKQQVVDDVLDRYEAHLGFLAYSAETDVASVLTPRRQHPTGTLPALPAGVDDEQPEP; this comes from the coding sequence ATGCCAGCGAACGACGATCGGATCCCCGGAGCGACCGGCGCAGACGCGACGCCCGGCGCCGCGACCGGTGCCGACGGCCAGTGGCGCTCGTCGCCGCCGCCGATCGAGCGCACCCGATTCGGCGGCACCGAGCGCAAGCCCGAGCGGCGCGTCGAGGATGACGCGCCCGTCTCGCGCAGCGATCTGAGCAAGGCGCCCGCGGAGCTCAGCGAGGATCCGAAGCCGCGGGTGAAGTGGGCGGTGCTGATCGTGTCATCGGTGGTCGTCGTCGCCTTCTCGGTCTGGGCGCTGCTCATGCCCGAGATCGCGAAGTCGGTGATGCTGACCGTCGTCACCTGGATCGCGACCAACCTCGGCTGGTACTACGTGCTCACCGTGACCCTCGTGATCGCCTTCGTTCTCTGGGTGGCGCTCTCGAAGGAGGGCAAGGTGCGCCTGGGGCCCGACCACTCGCGGCCGCAGTACGGCCTGTTCACCTGGGTCGCGATGCTCTTCGCCGCCGGTGTCGGCATCGACATGCTCTTCTACTCGGTCACCGGGCCTGTCGTGCAGTACCTCGACCCGCCGACCGGTGAGGGCGAGACGATGGCCGCGGCGCAGGAGGCGGTCGTCTGGACGATGTTCCACTACGGCGTCGCCGGCTGGGCGATGTACGCGCTGCTCGGCATGGCGATGGGCTACTTCGCCTACCGCTGGGGCATGCCGCTGTCGATCCGCGCTGCCCTCTACCCGCTGCTCGGCAAGCGCGTCCGCGGTCCGCTGGGCGACGGCATCTCGGCCATCGCGCTGATCGGCACCGTGTTCGGCGTCGCCACCTCGATGGGCATCGGCGTCGTGCTGCTCAACGTGGGCTTCTCGCTCATCTTCGGCCTCGAGCAGGGCTTGGCGCTGCAGATCGCCCTCGTGATCGTCGCTGTGGTGCTCACGATCGCTGCCACCACCTCGGGCGTCGACAAGGGCATCCGCTGGATCTCGGAGCTCAACCTGTGGAGCGCCGCGGCGATGATGCTCTACATCCTCTTCACCGGCCAGACGGCGTTCCTGCTGAACGCGCTGGTCGAGAACATCGGCCGCTTCATCGTGACGCTGCCCGAGCGCACCCTGCAGACCTTCGCCTACGAGCCCGACGGCGCCGAGTGGATGGGTGGCTGGACGCTGTTCTTCTGGGCGTTCTGGCTCGCGTGGGGCCCGTTCGTGGGCGTCTTCCTCGCGCGCATCTCGCGTGGTCGCACGCTGCGGGAGTTCGTGATCGCGGCGATCACCGCGCCGGTGCTGTGCGACTTCTTCATGGTGTCGCTGTTCGGCAACTCGGCGCTGTTCGAGGTGATCGCGAACGGCAACGAGGCGTTCGCGCAGCTCGCCGTCGACAGCCCGGAGCAGGGCTGGTACGCGCTGCTCGAGATGTTCCCGGGCGCGATGTTCCTCATCGGCCTCGCGACGCTGTCAGGTCTGCTGTTCTACCTGACGAGCGCGAACTCCGGCGCGATGGTGATGTCGAACTTCTCCTCCTCCATCCCCGACCCGTCGCAGGACGGCCCGAAGTGGCTGCGCATCTACTGGGCGCTGCTGACGGCCCTGCTGACCATCGCGATGCTGATCGCGGGCGGCGTGACGACGATGGAGTACGCGACGCTGATCTTCGCGCTGCCGGTGACGATCATCGCCTACCTCGTGATGATCTCGTTCTCGAAGGCGCTGCGCATGGAGCGCGCCGAGCGCGAGGGACTGGTGCTGCGGCGCCGCTCGATGGCGCCGGCGGGCGGCAGGGCGCCCGAGCGCACGCTCGCGCAACGGCTCGAGCGCATGCGCGCGTTCCCCTCGAAGAAGCAGGCCGCGCAGTTCCTCGACCGCACCGTGCGGGTCGCGCTCGACGACGTCGCGGCAGAGTTCCGCGCGCAGGGCTACGAGGTCGAGCGCTCGTCGATGGCGAGCGAGACGACCGGCGTCGACGAGCCGCTGCTGCGGGTGTCGATGGACGAGCACCGCGACTTCCACTACCAGGTGGCGCTGGTCGAGGCGCCGGTGCCGATGTTCGGCGGCCGCATGTCGCGCGAGACCGACGTCTACTACCGGCTCGAGGTGTTCACGCAGACGGGATCCGGCGGCTACGACCTGATGGGCCTGACGAAGCAGCAGGTGGTCGACGACGTGCTCGACCGCTACGAGGCGCACCTCGGGTTCCTCGCCTACTCGGCCGAGACCGACGTCGCCTCGGTGCTGACGCCGCGCCGGCAGCACCCGACCGGCACGCTGCCGGCGCTGCCCGCCGGCGTCGACGACGAGCAGCCCGAGCCGTAA
- a CDS encoding VOC family protein, with amino-acid sequence MGVPRVLDHVVLAGPDLAAAIDDVALRTGARAVPSGRHPGGTANALIAFTVGGERRRQYLEVIGPDAEAGFAAADIARFGIAQRRAPGLASFAIAPDDLDASVDRARAAGLGFEVAPLSRSTPDGRELAWRLGLPEDETRPPFLIDWGSTAHPALDEIPTLELVAVRRLARDPAAESARLTALGIEVGTGPEGLEIVAAEADGLELDVAVEGGIATLR; translated from the coding sequence ATGGGCGTGCCCCGCGTGCTCGACCACGTCGTGCTGGCCGGCCCCGACCTGGCGGCGGCGATCGACGACGTCGCGCTCCGCACCGGCGCGCGCGCCGTGCCGAGCGGCCGCCACCCGGGCGGCACCGCCAACGCGCTGATCGCGTTCACCGTCGGCGGCGAGCGCCGCAGGCAGTACCTCGAGGTGATCGGGCCCGACGCCGAGGCCGGCTTCGCGGCCGCAGACATCGCCCGCTTCGGCATCGCGCAGCGGCGGGCGCCCGGGCTCGCGAGCTTCGCAATCGCGCCCGACGACCTCGACGCATCCGTCGACCGCGCCCGAGCGGCCGGCCTCGGCTTCGAGGTCGCGCCGCTCTCGCGCAGCACGCCCGACGGGCGCGAGCTCGCCTGGCGGCTGGGGCTGCCGGAGGACGAGACGCGCCCGCCGTTCCTCATCGACTGGGGCTCCACCGCGCATCCCGCGCTCGACGAGATCCCCACGCTCGAGCTCGTCGCCGTGCGGCGGCTGGCGCGCGATCCGGCGGCGGAGTCGGCGCGGCTCACGGCGCTCGGCATCGAGGTGGGCACCGGCCCGGAAGGCCTCGAGATTGTGGCTGCCGAAGCCGACGGGCTCGAGCTCGACGTGGCCGTGGAGGGCGGCATCGCGACGCTGCGCTGA
- a CDS encoding alkylhydroperoxidase domain protein — protein sequence MTTITDYPQLRRPEGFTQRGLGWVPWAPPVAEAELSDVQRHALVEASRSASPYFRLLARDPEALRARTLTDLDIFTNEAGGLPRWERELSAAATSRVNGCVFCASVHAKAASRLGGRPEDVQRLLDEGVDARVDDRWDAIVDASAALTLTPSAFGAEHVARLRAAGVDDAGIADQIAGAAFFNWANRLMLSLGEPEEVGAS from the coding sequence ATGACCACCATCACCGACTACCCGCAGCTGCGCCGCCCCGAGGGGTTCACCCAGCGCGGCCTCGGCTGGGTGCCGTGGGCGCCGCCCGTGGCCGAGGCCGAGCTCAGCGACGTGCAGCGCCACGCGCTCGTCGAGGCGTCGCGCTCGGCCAGCCCCTACTTCCGGCTGCTGGCGCGCGACCCCGAGGCGCTCCGGGCGCGCACGCTCACCGACCTCGACATCTTCACCAACGAGGCCGGCGGGCTGCCCCGCTGGGAGCGCGAGCTCTCGGCCGCGGCCACCTCGCGCGTCAACGGCTGCGTCTTCTGCGCCTCGGTGCACGCGAAGGCCGCCTCGCGGCTCGGGGGCCGGCCGGAGGACGTGCAGCGGCTGCTCGACGAGGGGGTCGACGCGCGCGTCGACGACCGGTGGGACGCGATCGTGGATGCGTCGGCCGCACTGACGCTGACGCCCTCGGCCTTCGGTGCCGAGCACGTCGCGCGCCTCCGCGCGGCGGGCGTCGACGATGCGGGCATCGCCGACCAGATCGCGGGTGCCGCGTTCTTCAACTGGGCGAACCGGCTGATGCTGTCGCTCGGCGAGCCCGAGGAAGTCGGGGCCTCCTGA
- a CDS encoding CMD domain protein, protein MSHDVIDHLAGIAPGSPLDAIRHARPDAREHAQQSFLALLEPAEPGQLELADRYAVAAYVALLHDPDPDRPDRASGSGPAAGSDPAAGDGSDPDGSGGLGAAAPTRPSAFYLELLADATEPAVVAAVRDAADAGRASGPYGDYREPGLQAEAVAGPVAAIDCSVLGTRLAAALEHAHLLVLHPRDARPEALQALVDAGWEADALVSLSQLVAFLAFQLRLVHGLRVLADSPAPATDPATDLQEARA, encoded by the coding sequence ATGTCGCATGACGTCATCGACCACCTCGCGGGCATCGCGCCCGGATCGCCGCTCGACGCGATCCGCCACGCCCGCCCCGACGCGCGGGAGCACGCGCAGCAGAGCTTCCTGGCGCTGCTCGAGCCCGCGGAGCCCGGCCAGCTCGAGCTCGCCGACCGCTACGCGGTCGCGGCGTACGTCGCGCTGCTGCACGACCCAGACCCCGACCGCCCTGACCGCGCCTCCGGCTCCGGCCCCGCCGCCGGCTCCGACCCCGCGGCCGGCGACGGCTCCGACCCCGACGGCAGCGGCGGCCTGGGAGCGGCCGCGCCGACCCGGCCGAGCGCCTTCTACCTCGAGCTGCTGGCCGACGCGACCGAGCCGGCCGTCGTCGCGGCTGTCCGCGACGCGGCCGACGCGGGTCGCGCATCCGGCCCCTACGGCGACTACCGCGAGCCCGGCCTGCAGGCCGAGGCCGTCGCCGGGCCGGTCGCGGCGATCGACTGCAGCGTGCTCGGCACCCGGCTCGCGGCGGCGCTCGAGCACGCGCACTTGCTGGTGCTGCACCCGCGCGACGCGCGCCCCGAGGCGCTGCAGGCGCTCGTCGACGCCGGCTGGGAGGCCGACGCGCTCGTGTCGCTCAGCCAGCTGGTCGCGTTCCTCGCGTTCCAGCTGCGGCTCGTGCACGGCCTGCGGGTGCTCGCCGACTCCCCCGCCCCCGCCACCGATCCCGCCACCGATCTGCAGGAGGCCCGCGCATGA
- a CDS encoding LLM class flavin-dependent oxidoreductase: MAPTIGFFTRLLDEATPAERYRIALEQIAQAERLGYANAWVAQHHLDGAEGGLPSPFVLLAAAAARTSRIGLGTAILTLAHEHPARAAEDAAVLDTISGGRVELGLGTGGSPRTLSAFGEDPEHRRAIYDAKLVRLRTLLAGTADVELHPRAEGLDRRIWQATFSAEGAGAIGAQGDGLMLSRVQPTPAGTEGAPPRVWPRVWDVQRRLVDAYLEALPAGVAPHILASRSVVVVDADQRDAVRAHAEGGLTRQLQQLHGVTPGSLTLDELLVRSETHLGTPDEVAETLGADAVAAGATEVSIQVHSVDPDPAITARSLELFATEVAPALGYRVGRPDADLLVQKELTHVA; the protein is encoded by the coding sequence ATGGCGCCCACGATCGGATTCTTCACCCGGTTGCTCGACGAGGCGACGCCCGCCGAGCGCTACCGGATCGCGCTCGAGCAGATCGCGCAGGCCGAGCGGCTCGGCTACGCGAACGCGTGGGTGGCGCAGCACCACCTCGACGGCGCGGAGGGCGGCCTGCCCTCCCCGTTCGTGCTGCTCGCCGCGGCTGCCGCGCGCACCTCGCGCATCGGGCTCGGCACCGCGATCCTGACGCTCGCGCACGAGCACCCCGCGCGCGCCGCCGAGGACGCCGCGGTGCTCGACACGATCTCGGGCGGCCGGGTCGAGCTCGGCCTCGGCACCGGCGGCAGCCCCCGCACGCTGAGCGCGTTCGGCGAGGACCCCGAGCACCGGCGCGCGATCTACGACGCGAAGCTCGTGCGGCTGCGCACGCTGCTGGCCGGCACCGCCGATGTCGAGCTGCACCCCCGCGCCGAGGGCCTCGACCGCCGCATCTGGCAGGCGACCTTCTCGGCCGAGGGCGCCGGGGCCATCGGCGCGCAGGGCGACGGGCTGATGCTCTCGCGCGTGCAGCCGACGCCCGCCGGCACCGAGGGCGCGCCGCCCCGGGTGTGGCCCCGGGTGTGGGATGTGCAGCGCCGCCTCGTCGACGCCTACCTCGAGGCCCTGCCCGCGGGCGTCGCCCCGCACATCCTCGCCTCGCGCAGCGTCGTCGTCGTCGACGCCGACCAGCGCGACGCGGTGCGCGCGCACGCCGAGGGCGGCCTCACCCGGCAGCTCCAGCAGCTGCACGGCGTGACGCCCGGCTCGCTGACGCTCGACGAGCTGCTCGTGCGCAGCGAGACCCACCTGGGCACGCCCGACGAGGTCGCCGAGACGCTCGGCGCCGACGCCGTCGCGGCGGGCGCCACCGAGGTGTCGATCCAGGTGCACTCCGTCGATCCCGACCCCGCCATCACCGCCCGCTCGCTCGAGCTGTTCGCGACCGAGGTCGCGCCGGCGCTCGGCTACCGCGTCGGCCGGCCCGACGCCGATCTGCTCGTCCAGAAGGAGCTCACCCATGTCGCATGA
- a CDS encoding dipeptide ABC transporter ATP-binding protein, with amino-acid sequence MSALLTIDDLAVSYAARRERRTAVHGVSLELQRGEVLALVGESGSGKTTIGQSIIGLLPEGGRVERGGIHLQLAGGPVDLTRLSAGALQQLRGARIGLVPQDPGTSLNPVQTIGASVAAPLRIHRWGTKEAIRRRVIDLLDRVGLDDPERRAKQYPHELSGGMRQRALIAAAIALEPDLIVADEPTSALDVTVQRRILDLLDELRGELGSSLLLITHDLAVAAERADAIAVLRAGRLEEAGDARAVLRDPQSDYTAALLADAPALADLTGLADASPRVPRVASAPLVTIAGLVHEYGHARGRRADAFRAVDDVGLVIERGTTHALVGESGSGKTTIGRALAGFHAPTAGSIAIGDLDVLAERGSRRLRRTVQLVSQNPFASLDPRRTIGQTIGEPLQNLSPAQGGVRDRRVLAERVATALEQVALPAEIAERLPRELSGGQRQRVAIARALIIEPEVVVLDEAVSALDVTVQSQILELLERLQRELGLTYLFITHDLAVVRRIADTVTVLRRGIAVETGAAQQVLRDPQHEYTRALLDAVPAPDWLRDARAGTTESAIRTTTQTLEVA; translated from the coding sequence ATGAGCGCGCTGCTCACGATCGACGACCTGGCCGTCTCGTACGCCGCCCGCCGGGAGCGCCGCACCGCCGTGCACGGCGTCAGCCTCGAGCTGCAGCGCGGCGAGGTGCTGGCGCTGGTCGGCGAGTCGGGCTCCGGCAAGACCACCATCGGCCAGTCGATCATCGGGCTGCTGCCCGAGGGCGGCCGGGTCGAGCGCGGCGGCATCCACCTGCAGCTCGCGGGCGGCCCCGTCGACCTCACGAGGCTCTCGGCCGGCGCCCTGCAGCAGCTGCGCGGCGCACGCATCGGGCTCGTGCCGCAGGATCCGGGCACCTCGCTGAACCCCGTGCAGACCATCGGCGCCTCGGTCGCCGCGCCCCTGCGCATCCACCGCTGGGGCACGAAGGAGGCGATCCGGCGCCGCGTCATCGACCTGCTCGACCGCGTCGGGCTCGACGACCCCGAACGGCGCGCGAAGCAGTACCCCCACGAGCTCTCCGGCGGCATGCGCCAGCGCGCGCTCATCGCGGCCGCGATCGCGCTCGAGCCCGACCTCATCGTCGCCGACGAGCCGACGAGCGCGCTCGACGTGACGGTGCAGCGCCGCATCCTCGACCTCCTCGACGAGCTGCGCGGCGAGCTGGGCTCCAGCCTGCTGCTCATCACGCACGACCTCGCGGTCGCCGCCGAGCGGGCCGACGCGATCGCGGTGCTCCGCGCCGGGCGGCTCGAGGAGGCAGGCGACGCGCGCGCCGTGCTGCGCGACCCGCAGAGCGACTACACGGCGGCGCTGCTCGCCGACGCCCCGGCACTGGCCGATCTCACAGGCCTGGCCGACGCCTCCCCACGGGTGCCGCGGGTCGCATCCGCCCCTCTGGTCACGATCGCGGGGCTCGTGCACGAGTACGGCCACGCGCGCGGTCGTCGGGCGGATGCGTTCCGTGCCGTCGACGACGTCGGTCTCGTCATCGAGCGGGGCACCACGCACGCGCTCGTGGGCGAGTCGGGCTCCGGCAAGACGACCATCGGCCGCGCGCTCGCGGGCTTCCACGCCCCGACGGCCGGCTCGATCGCGATCGGCGACCTCGACGTGCTCGCCGAGCGCGGCAGCCGCAGGCTCCGACGCACCGTGCAGCTCGTCTCGCAGAACCCCTTCGCGTCGCTCGACCCGCGCCGCACGATCGGCCAGACCATCGGCGAGCCGCTGCAGAACCTGTCACCCGCGCAGGGCGGCGTGCGCGACCGCCGCGTGCTCGCCGAGCGCGTCGCGACCGCGCTCGAGCAGGTCGCGCTGCCGGCCGAGATCGCCGAGCGGCTGCCGCGCGAGCTCTCGGGCGGCCAGCGGCAGCGGGTCGCCATCGCCCGCGCGCTCATCATCGAGCCCGAGGTGGTGGTGCTCGACGAGGCCGTCTCGGCGCTCGACGTGACGGTGCAGTCGCAGATCCTCGAGCTGCTCGAGCGGCTGCAGCGCGAGCTCGGCCTCACCTATCTCTTCATCACCCACGACCTCGCGGTCGTGCGTCGCATCGCCGACACCGTCACCGTGCTGCGACGCGGCATCGCGGTCGAGACCGGCGCCGCGCAGCAGGTGCTGCGCGACCCGCAGCACGAGTACACGCGGGCGCTGCTCGACGCGGTGCCAGCCCCCGACTGGCTGCGCGACGCGCGCGCCGGCACGACCGAGTCCGCGATCCGGACCACGACCCAGACCCTGGAGGTGGCGTGA
- a CDS encoding ABC transporter permease: MSAITATLPPRRAAGTRPRPRATLLLAIAVLAIALAWAVLPGLFTAQDPIAGIAAEALQAPSAAHPFGTDATGRDLLARVIFGAGNSLSGAAIAVLVGLVVGTAIGVLAGSTGGIVEEALMRVVDVLLAIPGLLLALSVIVLLGFGVTNAAIAVGVTSIAVFARLARSQVVRVRRSDYVEAAFGSGGSFLAVLWRHVLPNSLGAVLALAALQFGSAILQISTLGFLGYGAPPPTPEWGLLIAESRDYVATAWWLTTLPGIVVAAVVLSANRVAAAVREGTA, translated from the coding sequence ATGAGCGCCATCACCGCCACCCTGCCGCCACGACGGGCAGCCGGCACCCGCCCGCGCCCCCGCGCGACGCTGCTGCTCGCCATCGCCGTGCTGGCGATCGCGCTCGCCTGGGCGGTGCTGCCCGGCCTGTTCACGGCGCAGGATCCGATCGCCGGCATCGCCGCCGAGGCGCTGCAGGCGCCCAGCGCCGCGCATCCGTTCGGCACCGACGCCACCGGTCGCGACCTGCTCGCCCGCGTCATCTTCGGCGCCGGCAACTCGCTCTCGGGCGCGGCCATCGCCGTGCTCGTCGGGCTCGTCGTCGGCACCGCGATCGGCGTGCTGGCCGGTTCGACCGGCGGCATCGTCGAGGAGGCGCTGATGCGCGTCGTCGACGTGCTGCTGGCGATCCCCGGCCTGCTGCTGGCGCTGAGCGTGATCGTGCTGCTCGGCTTCGGCGTCACGAACGCCGCGATCGCCGTCGGCGTCACCTCGATCGCGGTCTTCGCCAGGCTCGCCCGCTCGCAGGTGGTGCGGGTGCGCCGCAGCGACTACGTCGAGGCCGCGTTCGGCTCCGGCGGCTCGTTCCTGGCGGTGCTGTGGCGGCACGTGCTGCCCAACTCGCTGGGCGCCGTGCTGGCGCTCGCCGCGCTGCAGTTCGGCAGCGCCATCCTGCAGATCTCCACGCTCGGGTTCCTGGGCTACGGCGCGCCGCCGCCCACGCCCGAGTGGGGCCTGCTGATCGCGGAGAGCCGCGACTACGTCGCCACCGCCTGGTGGCTCACCACCCTGCCCGGCATCGTCGTGGCCGCCGTCGTGCTGTCGGCGAACCGCGTCGCGGCAGCAGTCAGAGAGGGAACCGCATGA
- a CDS encoding ABC transporter permease, with product MVATFVLAFLLLQALPGDAIVARYASPELGLTEAQLDELRTVYGTDQPVWVQLGQSALGFLTGDLGTSLQSGAEVEELIASALPSTLALASLGFLAAVLLAVGIAVAATFSGAEWLRRAFRSLPPLFVSVPVFWLGIVLLQVVSFRLGLIPVINADPLEALVLPVLTLAVPIAAPLAQVLIRSIDDTVAEPFITVAKARGASPRWLLSKEVARNALLPTLTIAGVLFGELVAGAVVTETVFARTGLGRLTQEAVATRDIPVLQAIVVISAIGFVVINLLVDLVAPAIDPRLRKAVHA from the coding sequence GTGGTCGCCACCTTCGTGCTCGCCTTCCTCCTCCTGCAGGCGCTGCCGGGCGACGCGATCGTCGCCCGGTACGCCAGCCCGGAGCTGGGCCTGACCGAGGCGCAGCTCGACGAGCTGCGCACCGTGTACGGCACCGACCAGCCCGTCTGGGTGCAGCTGGGGCAGTCGGCGCTCGGCTTCCTGACCGGCGACCTCGGCACCTCGCTGCAGAGCGGCGCCGAGGTCGAGGAGCTGATCGCCTCGGCACTGCCGTCGACGCTGGCGCTCGCCTCGCTCGGCTTCCTGGCCGCGGTGCTGCTGGCCGTCGGCATCGCCGTCGCCGCCACCTTCTCGGGCGCCGAGTGGCTGCGCCGGGCGTTCCGCTCGCTGCCACCGCTGTTCGTCTCGGTGCCGGTCTTCTGGCTCGGCATCGTGCTGCTGCAGGTCGTCTCGTTCCGGCTGGGGCTGATCCCGGTCATCAACGCCGACCCGCTCGAGGCGTTGGTGCTGCCGGTGCTGACCCTCGCGGTGCCGATCGCGGCGCCGCTGGCGCAGGTGCTGATCCGCAGCATCGACGACACGGTCGCCGAGCCGTTCATCACGGTGGCGAAGGCCCGGGGCGCCAGCCCGCGCTGGCTGCTGTCGAAGGAGGTGGCCCGCAACGCCCTGCTGCCGACGCTGACGATCGCCGGCGTGCTCTTCGGCGAGCTGGTGGCCGGCGCGGTCGTCACCGAGACGGTCTTCGCACGCACCGGCCTCGGTCGGCTCACGCAGGAGGCGGTCGCGACCCGCGACATCCCCGTGCTGCAGGCGATCGTCGTCATCTCGGCGATCGGCTTCGTCGTCATCAATCTGCTCGTCGACCTCGTCGCCCCGGCGATCGACCCGAGGCTCCGGAAGGCCGTGCACGCATGA